The Glycine soja cultivar W05 chromosome 6, ASM419377v2, whole genome shotgun sequence genome has a window encoding:
- the LOC114416387 gene encoding probable basic-leucine zipper transcription factor J produces the protein MDSMDDHNMTIDLLDTSMRTIEEEGMIEEEGMIEEEEDEDEEEEDDDDDDNGQKKVLTIEELETRMWRDRMLLRKLKDERKEKEQGQTVEMMKKKALTRAQDIVLKNMLKMMEVCDVRGFVYGIIPDKGKPVSGASDNLRGWWKERVKFDRNGPAAMLRYDEETGFDDLRNEFSGDPSSAYRLSDLPDTTLGSLLSCLMQHCDPPQRRYPLDKNVPPPWWPTGLEIWWPELGFAVDPGPPPYRKPHDLKKVWKQCVLTAVIKHISPDITKIKNMVRLSRTLQDKLTAKETAIWSAVVKREETLARRLHPHLFPAKPIIRRPHHAIRGYDIEGSGARARNFLGGQSSHNPPPTSNVAAHSNNSMLLASGTARSFLGGQSSHNPQPTSNVGNGGARNFFGGQNYPPLTSNVDSGDGRSFLGGQNNPPPITSNVANGINNNNSMVTMNNGIVLPPDHGANKRKEVQGITIPHDTYSCHSSQCPYHETSFGFSDMNVRNNHQLACIYNNGNNNNNNIVQVVGGGGGGSSSSQLGPGNPKNNVNVALGQSMHIAAPVVNQTQTQNLTIGQPRHSAAPAVNNQNQTLNVISDNNNSGEIGSNGSMHNMNVVVPLGNQNQQQVQNVLQPQVVDSNNFYGGGRVSLDKNNNNLFGNNSMNINSVPPLLVCQNMQQVQSVQPQVMDKNFFVGGRVSLDKNNNNLFDNNMNTFPLLGSQNMQQVQNVHEPQVMDKSTFFGERVGGGYKLNNADQVHGDFSTSTSMDPSSYDQWDATNNSQSDFMDSPLLAAPSQDFLWLYN, from the exons ATGGATTCTATGGATGATCACAACATGACTATTGATCTCTTGGACACTTCAATGAGAACCATTGAAGAAGAAGGAATGATTGAAGAAGAAGGAAtgattgaagaagaagaagatgaagatgaagaagaagaagatgatgacgatgatgataatggacaaaaaaaagtgttaacGATCGAGGAACTTGAAACGAGGATGTGGAGAGACCGGATGCTGCTGAGGAAACTTAAGGATGAGAGAAAGGAGAAAGAACAAGGGCAAACAGTggagatgatgaagaagaaggcCTTGACTCGTGCACAAGACATTGTGCTGAAGAACATGCTCAAGATGATGGAGGTTTGTGATGTAAGGGGTTTTGTTTATGGCATAATTCCTGATAAGGGGAAGCCAGTGAGTGGTGCTTCTGATAACCTTCGTGGTTGGTGGAAGGAAAGGGTTAAGTTTGATCGTAATGGTCCTGCTGCAATGCTGAG GTATGATGAAGAAACTGGGTTTGACGACCTGCGTAATGAATTCAGTGGAGACCCATCATCAGCATACCGTTTGAGTGATCTCCCAGACACAACCCTAGGGTCACTCTTGTCATGTCTGATGCAGCACTGTGATCCCCCTCAGAGGAGGTACCCTCTAGACAAGAATGTTCCCCCACCCTGGTGGCCCACCGGGCTTGAGATCTGGTGGCCCGAGCTGGGCTTTGCTGTCGACCCAGGCCCACCTCCCTACAGGAAGCCCCATGACCTCAAGAAG gtATGGAAGCAGTGCGTGCTGACCGCAGTGATCAAGCACATCTCCCCTGACATCACCAAGATCAAAAACATGGTGCGGCTTTCGAGGACCCTTCAGGACAAGCTCACTGCCAAGGAGACTGCTATTTGGAGTGCTGTTGTGAAACGTGAAGAAACCCTTGCTAGAAGATTGCACCCTCATTTGTTCCCAGCCAAACCAATTATCAGAAGGCCTCATCATGCGATTCGTGGTTATGATATTGAAGGAAGTGGTGCTCGTGCTAGGAACTTTCTTGGGGGCCAAAGTAGTCATAACCCACCACCAACTTCCAATGTTGCTGCTCATAGTAATAATAGTATGCTTCTAGCAAGTGGAACTGCTAGAAGTTTTCTTGGTGGCCAAAGTAGTCATAATCCACAACCAACAAGCAATGTTGGTAATGGTGGTGCTAGAAATTTCTTTGGGGGGCAAAATTATCCACCACTTACTAGCAATGTTGATAGTGGTGATGGTAGAAGTTTTCTGGGAGGGCAAAATAATCCACCGCCAATAACTAGCAATGTGGCTAATGgtattaacaataataatagcatGGTTACAATGAACAATGGCATTGTTTTGCCACCAGATCATGGTGCTAATAAGAGAAAGGAAGTTCAAGGCATCACAATTCCTCATGATACCTATTCCTGCCATAGCTCTCAGTGCCCTTATCATGAAACCAGCTTTGGATTCAGTGACATGAATGTGAGGAACAATCATCAGCTGGCATGCATATACAATAatggcaacaacaacaacaacaacattgtGCAAGTGGTTGGTGGCGGTGGTGGAGGCTCAAGCTCTTCACAGCTTGGACCTGGAAACCCTAAAAACAATGTTAATGTGGCTCTTGGTCAATCTATGCACATTGCTGCACCAGTTGTGAATCAGACTCAGACTCAGAATCTTACTATTGGTCAACCTAGGCATAGTGCTGCACCAGCTGTGAATAATCAAAACCAGACTCTTAATGTGATCAGTGACAACAATAATTCTGGAGAAATAGGGTCAAATGGTTCGATGCACAACATGAATGTTGTTGTTCCTCTAGGAAACCAAAACCAGCAGCAGGTGCAAAATGTTCTTCAGCCTCAGGTGGTGGACAGCAACAATTTCTATGGTGGTGGAAGGGTTTCTTTGgacaagaataataataatctctTTGGCAACAACAGCATGAATATTAATAGTGTTCCTCCTCTTCTAGTATGCCAAAACATGCAGCAGGTGCAAAGTGTTCAGCCTCAGGTTATGGACAAGAATTTCTTTGTTGGTGGAAGGGTTTCTCTGgacaagaataataataatctctTTGACAACAACATGAACACTTTTCCCCTTCTAGGAAGCCAAAACATGCAGCAGGTGCAAAATGTTCATGAGCCTCAGGTTATGGACAAGAGTACTTTCTTTGGTGAAAGGGTTGGTGGTGGTTACAAGCTGAATAATGCTGATCAAGTGCATGGAGAtttttcaacatcaacatcaatgGATCCTTCTTCCTATGATCAATGGGATGCAACTAATAATTCCCAATCTGATTTTATGGACTCTCCTTTGTTGGCAGCACCGAGCCAGGATTTCCTTTGGCTATacaattaa